In Oncorhynchus tshawytscha isolate Ot180627B linkage group LG06, Otsh_v2.0, whole genome shotgun sequence, the following are encoded in one genomic region:
- the LOC112235219 gene encoding polymeric immunoglobulin receptor-like isoform X2: MALHLSLLLLLLIFDRLSAVRHVSVQTGGSITFPCHYDLNHINHVKYWCKGLGWDVCLYVVRTDHPKSSGKTSISDDINKRIFTVTMTDLTSWDSNTYRCVVEINRGPDIMIQWFYLSVTPGTPELYVEQQEVTGVEGRSITVCCYYSNSGDMKWCRMGGNCVSGFSGTLNGTSVTLTRTSDANNRKVLTVTMSGLKMENTDWYWCRVGELEMPVHITVSQQTATQRTSKMTSTTQDPTPQQPSASPTAEPVQTDNTSQGAEGNMEEVHQRSVKVLLISLGMLVVVTAGILVTWKMWRRHKDNKAKDQITNNSVSADPEQDITYSTVTHTRETAPQQQDPFPEADDDVTYSTVSLQHKTQLKGQTKSAEPDDNVVYSSLALQVTTQRAAAAQ, encoded by the exons ATggctcttcatctctccctcctcctcctactcctcatcTTCGACAGACTCTCAGCAG TGAGGCATGTGTCTGTGCAGACTGGAGGCTCCATCACCTTCCCATGTCACTATGATCTGAATCACATCAACCATGTGAAATACTGGTGTAAAGGATTAGGTTGggatgtatgtttgtatgtagtaCGTACTGACCATCCTAAGAGCAGTGGTAAGACCTCAATATCTGATGACATCAACAAGAGAATCTTCACTGTGACCATGACTGACCTGACGTCATGGGACTCTAATACTTACAGATGTGTTGTGGAGATCAATAGAGGACCAGATATCATGATACAATGGTTCTACCTATCTGTCACTCCAG GTACTCCAGAACTCTATGTGGAACAACAGGAAGTGACTGGAGTAGAAGGAAGGAGTATCACTGTCTGTTGTTACTATAGTAATTCTGGAGACATGAAGTGGTGCAGGATGGGTGGTAATTGTGTGAGTGGGTTTTCTGGGACTTTAAATGGAACATCAGTGACATTAACGCGGACTAGTGATGCCAACAACAGAAAAGTCTTAACAGTGACTATGAGTGGACTGAAGATGGAGAACACTGACTGGTATTGGTGTAGAGTTGGAGAACTAGAAATGCCTGTTCACATCACTGTCAGTCAACAAACTGCAACACAGAGAACCTCTAAGATGACCTCAA CAACCCAAGATCCAacccctcaacaaccctctgccTCTCCAACTGCTGAGCCTGTTCAGACTGACAACACAAGTCAAGGAGCTGAGGGGAACATGGAGGAAGTCCACCAGAG GTCCGTGAAAGTCCTACTCATCTCTCTGggcatgttggtggtggtgacagctggtATCCTAGTAACATGGAAGATGTGGAGAAGGCATA AGGACAATAAGGCCAAGGACCAGATTACTAACAACTCAGTG TCTGCTGACCCTGAGCAGGACATTACATACAGCACAGTGACCCACACCAGAGAAACAGCACCGCAG CAACAGGATCCATTTCCTGAagctgatgatgatgtcacatACAGCACTGTCAGCCTCCAGCACAAGACCCAACTAAAAGGACAGACCAAG TCAGCAGAACCAGAtgataatgtggtctacagctcACTAGCTCTACAGGTGACCACACAG agggcagcagcaGCACAGTAG
- the LOC112235219 gene encoding polymeric immunoglobulin receptor-like isoform X1, translating into MALHLSLLLLLLIFDRLSAVRHVSVQTGGSITFPCHYDLNHINHVKYWCKGLGWDVCLYVVRTDHPKSSGKTSISDDINKRIFTVTMTDLTSWDSNTYRCVVEINRGPDIMIQWFYLSVTPGTPELYVEQQEVTGVEGRSITVCCYYSNSGDMKWCRMGGNCVSGFSGTLNGTSVTLTRTSDANNRKVLTVTMSGLKMENTDWYWCRVGELEMPVHITVSQQTATQRTSKMTSTTQDPTPQQPSASPTAEPVQTDNTSQGAEGNMEEVHQRSVKVLLISLGMLVVVTAGILVTWKMWRRHKDNKAKDQITNNSVSADPEQDITYSTVTHTRETAPQQQDPFPEADDDVTYSTVSLQHKTQLKGQTKSAEPDDNVVYSSLALQVTTQQRAAAAQ; encoded by the exons ATggctcttcatctctccctcctcctcctactcctcatcTTCGACAGACTCTCAGCAG TGAGGCATGTGTCTGTGCAGACTGGAGGCTCCATCACCTTCCCATGTCACTATGATCTGAATCACATCAACCATGTGAAATACTGGTGTAAAGGATTAGGTTGggatgtatgtttgtatgtagtaCGTACTGACCATCCTAAGAGCAGTGGTAAGACCTCAATATCTGATGACATCAACAAGAGAATCTTCACTGTGACCATGACTGACCTGACGTCATGGGACTCTAATACTTACAGATGTGTTGTGGAGATCAATAGAGGACCAGATATCATGATACAATGGTTCTACCTATCTGTCACTCCAG GTACTCCAGAACTCTATGTGGAACAACAGGAAGTGACTGGAGTAGAAGGAAGGAGTATCACTGTCTGTTGTTACTATAGTAATTCTGGAGACATGAAGTGGTGCAGGATGGGTGGTAATTGTGTGAGTGGGTTTTCTGGGACTTTAAATGGAACATCAGTGACATTAACGCGGACTAGTGATGCCAACAACAGAAAAGTCTTAACAGTGACTATGAGTGGACTGAAGATGGAGAACACTGACTGGTATTGGTGTAGAGTTGGAGAACTAGAAATGCCTGTTCACATCACTGTCAGTCAACAAACTGCAACACAGAGAACCTCTAAGATGACCTCAA CAACCCAAGATCCAacccctcaacaaccctctgccTCTCCAACTGCTGAGCCTGTTCAGACTGACAACACAAGTCAAGGAGCTGAGGGGAACATGGAGGAAGTCCACCAGAG GTCCGTGAAAGTCCTACTCATCTCTCTGggcatgttggtggtggtgacagctggtATCCTAGTAACATGGAAGATGTGGAGAAGGCATA AGGACAATAAGGCCAAGGACCAGATTACTAACAACTCAGTG TCTGCTGACCCTGAGCAGGACATTACATACAGCACAGTGACCCACACCAGAGAAACAGCACCGCAG CAACAGGATCCATTTCCTGAagctgatgatgatgtcacatACAGCACTGTCAGCCTCCAGCACAAGACCCAACTAAAAGGACAGACCAAG TCAGCAGAACCAGAtgataatgtggtctacagctcACTAGCTCTACAGGTGACCACACAG cagagggcagcagcaGCACAGTAG